TACACATTCTTACCGGATGAATTTAACCAACGTCAGGTGCACGAAACAAGTCTGTACCGTACTCCCGGTCCCTGGACAGGCTCCAGCGACGAAGCAGAGTGGACAAATGACAATAAAGGGAAATTGATAAATAACAACTCTATCGATGCGACTGAAGGAACGATGGTATTGTATCGCTGGAAGAGCTGGTTTTCAGGTATTCATGAAGCGGCAGTATTTACAGAAAATGTAGATCAGGCACCGCTGACTGTTACAGAAAGAAATCAATGGAAAGCGGAAGCAAGAGCTTTGCGGGCGATCTACTATTTTTATTTAGTGCGTACCTATGGTCCGGTTCCTTTGCTTGAAAAGGATTTCCCGATGGATACTCCGAGCGATGAGTTGCAGCTCCCGCGCAATACAGTAGATGAGTGTTTCGATTTTATCGTATCAGAACTGAGGGGTGCGCAAAACGATGGTTTGCTGGACGATGCTTCTACCGACAAAGTGTCCGGATATGGCCGTATTGATAAGGCGATTGCACAGGCATTTATCATTGAAGCATTGACTTATCGTGCCAGCTGGTTGTTTAATGGAGAGTGCAATTTCTATTCAGACTTGGCTAACACGGACGGAACAAAACTGTTTCCTAACAAACCGGACGAAGCTACCAAACGTGCCAATTGGCAGAAAGTGATTGATGAATGTAACACTTTCTTCTCTAATTACGGAACTCGTTATCATCTGATGTATACCAATAAGGACGGTGTTTCTGTTTCCGGTCCGGACTCGGAAGGATTCAGCCCGACGGAATCTTATCGCCGTGCAGTAAGAACCCTGTTTTCTGAAATGGGTAACAATAAAGAAATGATTTTCTATCGTTTGGATAATGCTGCCGGAACCATGCAGTACGATCGTATGCCAAATAGATCCGGTAATACGACCAATTATAGGGGTGGTAGTTTGTTGGGAGCAACCCAAGAAATGGTAGATGCCTATTTTATGTCAAACGGAGAATCCCCTATTTCCGGTTATAGTGCTGACGGAGTCACTCCGATTATCAACGAAAAATCCGATTATGTAGAAGAAGGAGTTTCTACAACAGAATACAAAGGAATAGACGGTACTTTATATGCACCGACAGGAACCAGAATGATGTATGTTAATCGTGAACCTCGTTTCTATGTAGACATTACCTTTAGTAATTCAAGATGGTTTGATGGAACAGAAGGCGATTATATAGTAGATTTCACTTATAGCGGAAGTTGTGGTAAAGAACAAGGTAGCAATGACTACACGAGTACAGGTTATTTGGTGCGCAAAGGAATGGATTCCGGCGACCGTAACCAGAACTTGGTTTGTGTGCTCTTGCGTCTGACTAATATTTATTTTGACTATATCGAAGCACTTGCGCATGTCAGCCCGACTCATGAAGACATTTGGACGTATATGAACATGATCCGTAAGCGTGCGGGTATTCCGGGATACGGTGAAACTGTCAATCTGCCTAAACCGACTACAACGGAAGAAGTCATGGAGCTGATCCGTAAGGAGAAACGCATTGAATTGAGTTTTGAAAACTGCCGTTATTTTGATGTACGTCGCTGGGGATTGGTAAATGAGTATTTCAACAAGGCAATTCACGGCATGAATGTCAATTATGACGGAAATGAATTCTTTAAACGTACGGAGATTGTGAAGCGTATTTTTGACCGTCAGTACTTCTTCCCTATACCACAGGGCGAAATTGATATTGATAAAAACTTGGTTCAGAATACAGGATTCTAAATACTGATTATAAAATAGAAATTATGATGAAACAATATATTTTCTCTGCAGTTTGTCTCATGTCCGGTGCCCTTTGTATGTCCTCTTGCAATGAGGATAAACAGGCAAAGCCATATACTCCGGATTACGAGATTGTCCCGGAGTATACCAATGCGGATACCTGGACTGCCTATGAAGCATTTAATGATAACTTACTGGACCCCGATAAGAACATTTATAAAACAAGTACCGCTTATACTGCGGCTACAGACCGTAATAACGGAGCTGCTGCTATCTGGTGTCAACCGATCTATTGGGACATGGCTATGAACGCATATAAACGTGCAAAAGCGGATGGGGATGCGGAAAGAGAAAACAAATACAAGCAGTTGTGTGATGATTTGTTTGCCGGAAATAAAGCACATTATGTAAACTTTGATTTCGATAATAATAATGAGAATACCGGCTGGTTTATCTATGATGATATACAGTGGTGGACCATTACTTTGGCACGTGCTTACGAATTATTTAAAGTGGAAGAGTATCGCAGTTTGGCAGAAGCAAGTTTTGCACGTGTGTGGTACGGCTCTCCCCAGGTAGGTGATACGGGTTCCTATGCAGATCCTGAAAAGAATTTGGGTGGAGGTATGTTCTGGCAATGGCAGCCTATCGGCAATCCGAATGAAAATGTAGCCGGCGATGGTAAGATGGCTTGTATCAATTTCCCGACTGTGGTAGCTGCATTGACCCTTTACAACAATGTTCCTGCCGATCGTGTGGCTGATCCGAATCCGGAAAGCTGGAGTAATAAGTACGGTGATTTTACCCGTCCGCATTATGAAACGAAGGAAGCTTATCTGGCAAAAGGAAAAGAAATCTATGAATGGGCTGTGAAGAATCTGGTAGACAGTAATACCGGAGAAGTTGCCGACAGCAAACATGGTGAAGGCAATCCGGCATGGTCGGACCATGTATACAATCAGGCTACTTTTATCGGAGCTTCGTTATTGCTTTATAAAGCTACCGGTGAGAAAACATATTTGGACAATGCAATTTTAGGAGCTGACTATACAATGAATACCATGTCCGGAACGTACGATTTACTGCCGTTTGAGAGTGGCGTGGAACAGGGTATTTATACCGCTATCTTTGCGGAATACATGGCCATGCTGGTGAACGATTGTGGTCAGACCCAGTATATACCGTTCTTGAAACGTAGCATTAATTATGGCTGGGCTAATCGCGACCGGACACGTAATTTGTGTGGTGGCGAATATCATAAGGCACAGATAGAAGGCGCTACTATTGACAGCTATAGTGCATCCGGAATACCGGCATTGATGTTATTGTTTCCGGCAGATAAATAATTGTAACCCATAAAAAAGAAGAATAATGAATACGAAATATTCAAATTGGAAAATGTGGTATTATGTGTTGTGCATGGTACTGACACTTCAATTGGCGGCTTGTTCTGAAGAAATGCATGACGAGTATACCGCGGCTCCTGAAATAGAAGATACCTATATCGACCAACTGGATGTATTGATTGCTGAAATGACCGATTTGCAGCAAAATTCAGACTACGGAGATAAGAAAGGACAGTATCCCACCGAAAGCCGGGCAATTCTGACAGATGCGATAGATGATGCCAATCGTGCGGTACTTTTAATCAAATATCAGCAACCCTCTCCGTCGGAAAGTGAGAAACAACGCTATGTGGCAGAAGCCAAGGCGGCTATAGAACAGTTTGAGAGCACGGTCCGTACGGAAGATGCTGAAACGACACCGGCTGAACTGTTTGTGGACGGACGTGGTGACGGTGGTTCTTATATCGATTTCGGACGTAGCGAAGAATATGTCAATTTCGGAACCGAAGGAAGTCAAGCCTTTACTGTTGAGTTTTGGGTGAAAGTAACCAAAGGTGGTGGAAAAGACCAGAATGTGTTCCTGTCAACTTACATGGGCGGTGACGGATGGCGTAACGGCTGGATGATGTATTGGCGTAATGCAGACGGTGGTATTTATCGTGCAACTTGGGGCGAAACAGGAGGAAATATCTGTGAACCGTCACTAAAGGCACCGGAAGATGGAGAATGGCAACATTTCTTGTTTGTGTACAGTGATAAAGGCTTGCCGGGCAATCCGGAGCTTCGTGCGAAGTTGTATGTGAACGGAGAAGTGAAAACAACCGAGGGAAGCGTGGGTAGCAGATTCTATAATTCGAGCAACTATGCCAACTATAATGCGCCGATGACTGCTTTCGGACGTTATATGCGTACCAGTGATAATCTGTTTGAAGAAGGCTTTGCCGGTTATATGAAGAAAATCCGTATCTGGAAAAGCGCAAAGGATGACAAATATATTCAGAATTCTTATAATGGAACGGCTGAAGTGACAGGTAAAGAGGCAGATTTGGCGGCAGCATGGGATTTCATGACCAAACCTTCCGGTTCGGGTAATGAAGTAATAGATTTGACAGGTCGTCATACTGCTAAGATTATCGGTACTTACGAGTGGCAACGTATTGTTGAATAATAATGTAAAAACGATGAAAAACATGGAATGTTTAACTAATAAATGGAGAGAGGGAGCAATGCTCCTCTCTTTCCTCCTGATTTCTTGTCTGGCAGGGATATTTACCGCTTGTGACGATATTGAGGACGAGTATATAACAGATACACCATTAAGTATCTTGCAGGAAAGCCGTACGTCATTGAACTATTTATTGAAAAATTCGACCTACGGAACTGCTCCCGGGACATATCCTGAAACCGGAAAGGATATATTAAATGCTGCTATTACCGAGTTGGATGCACTGATAGCACGGGTAGAAGCTGGTGAAGAACTGGATGAGACAGCTTTGGAAGCAGCTGTAGCAAAGGTAAATCAGGCGATTGATGAGTTTAAAAATTCAAAATATTACAATCTGTCTCCGGAAGCACAGCAATATATCAATAATTTGCTGGCTAAGGCGGATGAAATACTTGCGATTGTTAACGATGAAACGAAATGGGGAAATCATCAGGGACAATATCCGGTAGAAAATAAGTCGGTTTTGGAGAGTGCAGCTAAAGACTTGGAAAGTCTGGCTGAAAGAATCAAATCCGGTTCCATCACAGATATGACGCAGGAGATTTATGATGAGGCTATTGCTACTGCCGATAAGAAAGTAGAAGAAGTAGAAGATTCTGCATGGCCGGATAACAGTCAGATTACCTGGAATCTGTTTGTAGACGGAAATGCCGGTTCTTATATAGACTTTGGTTATAGCGAGGATTATGTGAAGTTTGGAGAGGATGATAATCAGGCATTCACGATTGAACTTTGGGTGAATATTAAAGAATATTGTAATAAACAGGGAGAAGACAACTGTACTTTCCTTTCTACCATGACCAACGATCCTTATTGGAGCGGATGGCGTGCACAGGATCGTACAAAGGGATTATTAAGAACAATGGTTGCTCACTGGCAAGATAATAATTACACAAATCCACAAGAATGGGAACCGGGATGGAAAAAGTCGGATAACTGGACCAAAGATCGTTGGACGCATTATGCATTCTTGTTCAGGGATAAGGGACTGCCGGGATTTGATACTCCGACAGATGTGAAGTGTTATTCTATGATTGACGGTACGAGACAAGGTGAAATCATTCGTGTGGGTGAGCCCTGGAGAACGTATATCAATAAACAATCCATAGTCAATCAGATTCACATGACCGGATTCTGTATGATGGACAATAATGGAAATCGTAACGAATGGTTCTCCGGTTACATAAAGAAGATACGTATCTGGAAAACAAACCGGACAGAAAATCAGGTATATGCTTCTTATATGGGTAATGAAGAAGGTGTAAGTGCCGATAATCCGAATTTGGTAGAAGCCTGGGATTTTGAAGTGAAAGGTGATCAGCCTACTCAAAGTGCTACCAATACAATAACAGGTTTGAAAGGCCATACGGCAACATTGGTTGGCAATAACTGGCAATGGGTTGAATCCACAGACATTACAGATAATAAATAATTGTTTACCGGGATGAGTTTTCAATAGGTAGATTAAATATTCCCCTTATCTCTGTCATAAGGACAGAGTGAGGGGAAATTATTCTCCAATAACCCTTTATTAATCCTTTATTTTTATTGTAGAAAAGTGTTTTGGTCTGTATTTGTTCTTTATTGAATAAATATTATCGTTTTTTTTCAGCTATTTCTGCAATCTTTGTAACAGGAAAAATACTATAAACTTATAAACTATCATGAAAGGCAAAATTCTTTTGGCTCTGACACTACTATTGGGAGCATCAACTACTATATGGGCAGTCGGCAATTCAGGAAAAGCAAACCAGAAGAAGCATGCATATACTAACGAAGATGTATGGGCAGCTTATGAAGGATTTAACAATACACTACTAGACTCCAATAAATATATTTACAAGACAAATTCTTCCTATCCAAGTGCTGTTGACCGTGGCAATGGAGCAGCGGCTATCTGGTGCCAGCCTATTTATTGGGATATGGCAATGAATGCTTATAAACTGGCAAAGGCACAGAAAGACAGAAAGAAGACAAGTTATTATAAAACACTCTGCGAGAAAATATTCGCAGGGAACAAAGCGCAATATTGTCAGTTTGATTTTGATGATAACAATGAAAATACCGGCTGGTTCATCTACGATGACATCATGTGGTGGACTATCAGCCTGGCACGCGGCTACGAACTTTTTGGAGTGGATGAATATCTGAAACTCTCGGAAGCCAGTTTCAAACGTGTATGGTATGGCTCGGAAAAAGTCGGTGATACCGGTTCGTATGACAAAGAAAACGGAGGTATGTTCTGGCAATGGCAGCCCATTCAAAATCCGAAACCGAATAAATTCGGTGATGGAAAGATGGCATGTATCAACTTTCCGACAGTTGTTGCGGCATTAACCCTCTACAATAACGTGCCTGAAAATAGAAAAGAATCGACCGACAAACGGCCGGATTATCAGACGAAAGCTCAATATCTTGCCAAAGGTAAAGAAATCTATGAATGGGGAGTGGAAAATCTGTTGGATAAAGCAACTGGAAAGATTGCTGATAGCCGTCATGGAAATGGCAATCCCGCCTGGAAAGCACATGTCTATAATCAGGCAACCTTTATCGGAGCCTCCATACTGCTTTATAAAGCGACCGGAGAGAAACGTTATCTGGATAATGCTATTCTTGCGGCAGACTATACAGTGAAAGATATGTCTGCAGAACATAAAGTGCTACCTTTCGAAGGTGGTATTGAACAGGGTATCTATACTGCCATCTTTGCGGAATATATGGCATGGTTGGTGTATGATTGCGGACAAACCCAATATCTCCCGTTCCTGAAACGTACCATCAAAACAGGTTGGGCAAACAGAGATAAGACACGGAACGTATGTGGAGGCGAATACTATAAAAAGTTGCCGGAAGGTGCGGAAATCGACAGTTATTCTGCTTCCGGTATACCGGCATTGATGCTTTTGTTTCCGGCTAAGAAGTAAATAGAAAACGACACAGAACCACGTAAAAATGAATAATAAACAACTACTGATTATATTCAGCCTGTTATTAACCGGCAATTATGCTTCTTTTGCTCAAACTCAAACGGCCAAAGACAAGGAAGCAAAAACGACTTTTCAAACTGCCGAACCCTGGAAACCCGAAACAGATGTGCGTGCTGATGCCACGATGGTGTATGGCACGCTGGATAAAAAGGGTGTTTCTTTTGAACAGCGTGTTCAGTCGTGGAGAGACAAGGGGTATCAGACACAATTTATGACCGGAGTGGCATGGGGAGACTATAAAGACTATTTTCTCGGCAAATGGGATGGAATAGACGGTCACCTGAAAGAGGGCCAGCGGGATCGTAACGGAAACGAGATAGCCCACGGACACTTGATTCCCTACATTGTGCCTACCGAAAGTTTTATCCGTTATATGCAGGAAACGCAGATAAAGCGGGTGATTGATGCCGGCATTACTTCCATCTATCTGGAAGAACCGGAGTTCTGGATGCGTGGCGGATACAGCGAGGCTTTCAAGTCCGAATGGCAGAAATATTATAATTTTCCCTGGAGACCTCAACATGAATCTCCCGAGAATACCTATCTCTCCAATAAATTGAAATATCATCTCTACTATAATGCATTGGATAAGATATTCACTTATGCGAAAGAATATGGTAGATCGAAAGGATTGGATGTGAAATGCTACGTGCCTACTCACTCTTTGATTAACTATACTTCCTGGCAGATTGTAAGTCCGGAAGCCAGTCTGGCTTCATTGGATTGTGTAGATGGTTATATCGCACAGGTGTGGACAGGTACTGCCCGTGAACCGAACTTCTATAACGGTGTAAAGAAGGAGCGTGTATTTGAGAATGCTTTTCTCGAATACGGATGCATGAAATCCATGACTGCCCCTTTAAATCGTAGAATGTATTTCCTGACCGACCCGATTGAAGACCGTGCTAAAGACTGGTTGGATTATAAGATCAATTATCAGGCCACTTTTGCCGCACAGTTAATGTATCCGATGGTGGATACTTATGAAGTGATGCCATGGCCGGATCGTATTTATCAGGGATTATACCGGATAGCAGGAACGGATCAGAAAGAACGTATTCCCCGTTCGTATTCTACGCAAATGCAGGTGATGATTAACACTTTGAATGACATTCGCACTTCTGACAAACAAATCAGCGGTACGCACGGCATTGGTGTATTGATGGCAAATTCGCTGATGTTCCAGCGTTTCCCGGATCATAACGGATATGACGATCCACAATTCTCCAGTTTCTATGGACAAACCTTGCCTTTATTGAAAAGGGGAATTCCGGTGGAACTGGTACACATGGAGAATACTCCGTTTAAAGATACTTTCAACGGACTTCAAGTGCTCGTAATGTCTTATTCGAATATGAAACCGATGAAATCGGAATATCATAACTATCTGACAGACTGGGTTAAAAAGGGAGGTACGTTGGTGTACTGTGGAGAAGATGTCGATCCTTATCAAACAGTTTTAGAATGGTGGAATACGGAAGGAAACGCATACAAAGCCCCTTCGGAACATCTGTTTGAGGCGATGGGCTTGTCCCGCACTCCCAGTGATGGAACCTATCGATTTGGGAAAGGCACCGTGATTGTCATGCGCGAAGATCCGAAACATTTTGTATTAAAGGGCGGGAACGACCGGAAATACTTTGAAACGATTGCATCCTCTTATCAGAGTAAAACAGGTAAGAAGATAGAAATCAAAAACAATTTTATGGTGGAACGTGGTCCTTATACGATTGCGGCAGTAATGGATGAGAGTTCTTCTAAAGAGCCTTTGAAACTGTCGGGATTGTATATCGATTTGTTCGACAAAGACCTGCCGGTATTGACTGTCAAGCAGATTAATCCCGGTGAACAGGGGTATTTGTACGACTTGAATAAAGTATCGGGTAAAGTTAAAGCAAAGGTACTTTGTGGAGCCTCCCGCATTTATGATGAAAAAGTAGGGAAGCAAAGCTACTCGTTCGTAGCTAAAAGTCCGTTACATACGACGAATGTATCAAGAGTCCTTTTGCCACGTAAACCTGGAAAGGTCTTGGTAAACGGAAAGGCAGAACAGTCTGAATGGGATGAATCTTCCAAAACTCTTTTATTGCGTTTTGAGAATGACCCTGCCGGAGTGAATGTATCGATAGAATGGTAAATAGATTAAATAAATAGGTGAATTAAATTATGAAACAACAACTGATGATGCTGTTGCTGGGAACAGCTTCTGTACTTTGTAGCTGTGAGACCCAGATAGAACAGCACGAGAAGAATGAATTACGTGCTCCGGCATATCCGCTGGTGACGATCGATCCTTATACCAGTGCATGGTCCACTACGGACAATCTGTATGACAGCCCTGTGAAACATTGGACAGGCAAGGACTTTCCTTTGCTTGGCGTTGCGAAAGTAGACGGACAAACCTACCGTTTCATGGGAACGGAAGAGCTGGAGCTAAGACCTTTGGTGAAGACATCCGAACAAGGTAGCTGGACGGGAAAGTATACCACTCAACAGCCTGCTGACGGATGGCAGAATGCCGGATTTAATGATAAAGCCTGGAAAGAAGGCGAAGCTGCCTTCGGAACCATGGAAAATGAACATACTGCCAAGACCCAATGGGGTGAAGAATTTATCTGGGTACGCCGGGTGGCTGATATTCAGGAGGATTTGACAGGGAAGAATGTATATCTTGAATTCTCTCATGACGATGACGCTATCATTTATATCAACGGCATCAAAGTAGTAGATACAGGTAATGCTTGTAAAAAGAACGAGCGGGTGAAACTGTCTGAAGAAGTGGTCGCTTCTTTGAAACCGGGTGAAAATCTGATTGCCGGCTATTGTCGTAACCGGGTAGGAAACGGATTGCTGGATTTCGGCTTGTTGGTAGAACTGGACGGTTACCGTTCTTTCCATCAAACAGCGCAACAAACTTCTGTAGATGTACAACCCATGCAGACTTATTATACATTTACTTGCGGTCCGGTAGATTTGAAACTGACATTTACCGCTCCTATGTTCATGGATAATCTGGACTTGTTGTCACGTCCGGTCAACTACATTTCTTATGAAGTAGCCTCCAATGACGGTCAGAAACATCAGGTTGAGTTGTATTTCGAAGCATCTCCACAATGGGCAATCGACCAACCTCACCAGGAATCTGTTGCTGACAGCTTTACTGACGGCGATTTGTTATTCCTTCGTACCGGAAGCCGTAATCAGGATATTCTGAAGAAAAAGGGTGATGATGTTCGTATCGACTGGGGACATTTCTATCTCGCGGCAGAAAAGGAAAACAGCACTTATGCAATCGGTGACGGCAGAGAGCTGCGGAAGAACTTTGTAGCCAATAAACTGGAAGCTCCTACCACAAATGGTTATGATAAACTAGCTTTGGTACGTTCATTGGGCGAAACACAAAAAGCTGATGGTCATCTGTTGATCGGATATGATGATATTTATTCTATCCAATACTTTGGTGATAACCTGCGTCCCTACTGGAACCGTGAGGGCAATGAAACGATTGTTTCCCAATTCCAGAAAGCGGAGAAAGAATACAAGACGCAAATGAAGAATAGCGCTGCTTTTGATAAGAAACTGATGGAAGAAGCTACAGCTGCCGGTGGACGTAAATATGCTGAACTTTGTGCATTGGCTTATCGCCAGGCATTGGCAGCTCATAAACTGGTACAGGCTCCGAACGGTGACTTGGTATTCCTTTCTAAGGAGAACTTCAGTAATGGTTCCATCGGAACAGTCGACCTGACTTATCCGGGAGCTCCGTTGCTTTTATACTATAATCCGGAATTGGTGAAGGCTACTATGAACCATATCTTCTATTATAGCGAAAGCGGAAAATGGGCGAAACCATTTGCTGCACATGATGTCGGTACTTATCCATTGGCTAACGGTCAGACCTATGGCGGTGATATGCCGGTAGAAGAATCGGGTAATATGGTAGTGCTGGCTGCTGCCATTGCAAAGGTAGAAGGTAATGCAGATTACGCACAGAAACATTGGGAAACTTTGACCACATGGACAGACTATCTGGTAGAGAACGGACTTGATCCGGCCAACCAACTTTGTACCGATGACTTTGCAGGTCACTTTGCACACAATGCAAACCTTTCTATCAAAGCGATCATGGGGGTTGCTTCCTACGGTTATCTGGCAGATATGCTGGGCAAAAAAGACGTGGCTGAAAAGTACACACAGAAAGCGAAAGAAATGGCTGCCGAATGGGTGAAAATGGCTGATGATGGTGACCACTATCGTCTGACATTTGATAAGCCGGGAACATGGAGCCAGAAGTATAACTTGGTATGGGATAAACTGTTGAATCTGCAAATCTTCCCTAAAAATGTTGCAGAAACGGAAATAGCTTACTATCTTTCGAAGCAAAATAAATATGGTCTTCCGTTGGATAACCGTGAAACATACACAAAGACCGACTGGATCATGTGGACAGCTACATTGGCAAATGACAAGGCTACCTTTGAGAAATTTATCGAACCCGTATATCTGTTTATGAACGTTACACCTAACCGTGTTCCGATGTCCGACTGGGTGTTTACAGATGAACCGAATCAGAGAGGCTTCCAGGCACGTTCCGTTGTAGGTGGATATTATATTAAGATGCTTGAAGGAAAATTGATTAAATAACACACACCATGAAGAAACTAGCTCTATTCGCTTTTACGTTACTTAGTGCGTGGAGTATGACTGCAAAAACAATTACCGGACCGGTGGACTATGTTAGTCCACTGGTTGGTACGCAGTCAAAGCACGCATTATCTACCGGAAATACTTACCCCGCCATTGCGCTACCCTGGGGAATGAACTTTTGGGTTCCGCAGACTGGTAAAATGGGCGATGGATGGGCGTATACGTATGACGCTGACAAGATCAGAGGATTCAAACAAACCCATCAACCAAGTCCCTGGATCAATGATTACGGTCAATTTGCCATTATGCCGGTAACCGGTAAGGCAGTATTTAATCAGGATGAGCGTGCCAGTTGGTTCTCTCACAAAGCTGAAACGGCTACTCCTTATTATTATAAAGTATATCTTGCCGATCATGATGTAGTGACCGAAATCGCTCCGACAGAGAGAGCGGCTGCTTTCCGTTTCACTTTCCCCGAAAACGACCACTCTTACGTAGTGGTAGACGCCTTCGATAAAGGCTCGTTTGTGAAAGTAATCCCTTCGGAGAACAAGATTATCGGCTATACCACAAAAAACAGCGGTGGTGTTCCTGCCAACTTTAAAAACTACTTTGTACTGGTATTCGACAAACCGTTTACTTATACGGCTGCCGTAGCCGGCGGTGTGATTGACACCAACAAACTGGAAGCGACAGACAATCATGCCGGCGCACTGATCGGTTTCAAAACCCGCAAGGGCGAACAGGTA
The Bacteroides luhongzhouii DNA segment above includes these coding regions:
- a CDS encoding glycoside hydrolase family 76 protein yields the protein MKGKILLALTLLLGASTTIWAVGNSGKANQKKHAYTNEDVWAAYEGFNNTLLDSNKYIYKTNSSYPSAVDRGNGAAAIWCQPIYWDMAMNAYKLAKAQKDRKKTSYYKTLCEKIFAGNKAQYCQFDFDDNNENTGWFIYDDIMWWTISLARGYELFGVDEYLKLSEASFKRVWYGSEKVGDTGSYDKENGGMFWQWQPIQNPKPNKFGDGKMACINFPTVVAALTLYNNVPENRKESTDKRPDYQTKAQYLAKGKEIYEWGVENLLDKATGKIADSRHGNGNPAWKAHVYNQATFIGASILLYKATGEKRYLDNAILAADYTVKDMSAEHKVLPFEGGIEQGIYTAIFAEYMAWLVYDCGQTQYLPFLKRTIKTGWANRDKTRNVCGGEYYKKLPEGAEIDSYSASGIPALMLLFPAKK
- a CDS encoding RagB/SusD family nutrient uptake outer membrane protein, whose product is MKKYNYIIVSLLACLLTTSCNDYFDQVPDDRLSLKEIFTTRDGALRYLSNVYTFLPDEFNQRQVHETSLYRTPGPWTGSSDEAEWTNDNKGKLINNNSIDATEGTMVLYRWKSWFSGIHEAAVFTENVDQAPLTVTERNQWKAEARALRAIYYFYLVRTYGPVPLLEKDFPMDTPSDELQLPRNTVDECFDFIVSELRGAQNDGLLDDASTDKVSGYGRIDKAIAQAFIIEALTYRASWLFNGECNFYSDLANTDGTKLFPNKPDEATKRANWQKVIDECNTFFSNYGTRYHLMYTNKDGVSVSGPDSEGFSPTESYRRAVRTLFSEMGNNKEMIFYRLDNAAGTMQYDRMPNRSGNTTNYRGGSLLGATQEMVDAYFMSNGESPISGYSADGVTPIINEKSDYVEEGVSTTEYKGIDGTLYAPTGTRMMYVNREPRFYVDITFSNSRWFDGTEGDYIVDFTYSGSCGKEQGSNDYTSTGYLVRKGMDSGDRNQNLVCVLLRLTNIYFDYIEALAHVSPTHEDIWTYMNMIRKRAGIPGYGETVNLPKPTTTEEVMELIRKEKRIELSFENCRYFDVRRWGLVNEYFNKAIHGMNVNYDGNEFFKRTEIVKRIFDRQYFFPIPQGEIDIDKNLVQNTGF
- a CDS encoding DUF4972 domain-containing protein, whose product is MECLTNKWREGAMLLSFLLISCLAGIFTACDDIEDEYITDTPLSILQESRTSLNYLLKNSTYGTAPGTYPETGKDILNAAITELDALIARVEAGEELDETALEAAVAKVNQAIDEFKNSKYYNLSPEAQQYINNLLAKADEILAIVNDETKWGNHQGQYPVENKSVLESAAKDLESLAERIKSGSITDMTQEIYDEAIATADKKVEEVEDSAWPDNSQITWNLFVDGNAGSYIDFGYSEDYVKFGEDDNQAFTIELWVNIKEYCNKQGEDNCTFLSTMTNDPYWSGWRAQDRTKGLLRTMVAHWQDNNYTNPQEWEPGWKKSDNWTKDRWTHYAFLFRDKGLPGFDTPTDVKCYSMIDGTRQGEIIRVGEPWRTYINKQSIVNQIHMTGFCMMDNNGNRNEWFSGYIKKIRIWKTNRTENQVYASYMGNEEGVSADNPNLVEAWDFEVKGDQPTQSATNTITGLKGHTATLVGNNWQWVESTDITDNK
- a CDS encoding DUF4972 domain-containing protein — encoded protein: MNTKYSNWKMWYYVLCMVLTLQLAACSEEMHDEYTAAPEIEDTYIDQLDVLIAEMTDLQQNSDYGDKKGQYPTESRAILTDAIDDANRAVLLIKYQQPSPSESEKQRYVAEAKAAIEQFESTVRTEDAETTPAELFVDGRGDGGSYIDFGRSEEYVNFGTEGSQAFTVEFWVKVTKGGGKDQNVFLSTYMGGDGWRNGWMMYWRNADGGIYRATWGETGGNICEPSLKAPEDGEWQHFLFVYSDKGLPGNPELRAKLYVNGEVKTTEGSVGSRFYNSSNYANYNAPMTAFGRYMRTSDNLFEEGFAGYMKKIRIWKSAKDDKYIQNSYNGTAEVTGKEADLAAAWDFMTKPSGSGNEVIDLTGRHTAKIIGTYEWQRIVE
- a CDS encoding glycoside hydrolase family 76 protein, producing the protein MMKQYIFSAVCLMSGALCMSSCNEDKQAKPYTPDYEIVPEYTNADTWTAYEAFNDNLLDPDKNIYKTSTAYTAATDRNNGAAAIWCQPIYWDMAMNAYKRAKADGDAERENKYKQLCDDLFAGNKAHYVNFDFDNNNENTGWFIYDDIQWWTITLARAYELFKVEEYRSLAEASFARVWYGSPQVGDTGSYADPEKNLGGGMFWQWQPIGNPNENVAGDGKMACINFPTVVAALTLYNNVPADRVADPNPESWSNKYGDFTRPHYETKEAYLAKGKEIYEWAVKNLVDSNTGEVADSKHGEGNPAWSDHVYNQATFIGASLLLYKATGEKTYLDNAILGADYTMNTMSGTYDLLPFESGVEQGIYTAIFAEYMAMLVNDCGQTQYIPFLKRSINYGWANRDRTRNLCGGEYHKAQIEGATIDSYSASGIPALMLLFPADK